The Streptomyces sp. NBC_00224 genome has a window encoding:
- a CDS encoding ArsR/SmtB family transcription factor → MSEHDDPKPEASKPESENPEAPKSEPRERTLDARSLRGLAHPLRIRLLAALRHDGPATASQLGERLGESSGATSYHLRQLAAHGFVEDAPEHGKGRERWWRATHDGTSFTEELHHDPDPEVRGAVNLFMHEIATIHTQELSTWLGTASDWPDEWSTSSDMSDFTLRLTAEQLRELNEKTHELIETYRDLAHAEDEDTAQVRVHLHAFPRKSH, encoded by the coding sequence ATGAGCGAGCACGACGACCCGAAGCCCGAAGCCTCGAAGCCCGAATCCGAGAACCCCGAAGCCCCGAAGAGCGAGCCCCGCGAGCGCACGCTCGACGCGCGCTCCCTGCGAGGCCTGGCCCACCCCCTGCGGATCCGCCTGCTGGCGGCGCTGCGGCACGACGGCCCGGCCACCGCCTCCCAGCTGGGCGAACGGCTCGGCGAGTCCAGCGGCGCCACCAGCTACCACCTGCGCCAGCTCGCCGCGCACGGCTTCGTCGAGGACGCGCCCGAGCACGGCAAGGGCCGCGAGCGCTGGTGGCGGGCCACCCACGACGGCACCAGCTTCACCGAGGAGCTGCACCACGACCCCGACCCCGAGGTGCGCGGCGCCGTCAACCTGTTCATGCACGAGATCGCGACCATCCACACCCAGGAGCTCTCCACCTGGCTGGGCACCGCGAGCGACTGGCCCGACGAGTGGTCCACCAGCTCGGACATGAGCGACTTCACGCTCCGCCTCACCGCCGAGCAGCTGCGCGAGCTCAACGAGAAGACGCACGAGCTCATCGAGACCTACCGCGACCTCGCCCACGCCGAGGACGAGGACACCGCCCAGGTCCGCGTCCACCTGCACGCCTTCCCGCGCAAGAGCCACTGA
- a CDS encoding MFS transporter: MKDDGGQSTQIRTRTPLAAVLTANTVSTAGSSLTMIGVPWFVLETTGSAGRAGVVAFCATLPIVVAALIGGPVIDRLGRRRVSVGSDLVCALAVGAIPLLHFAGALHFWLLCALMALEGLAVTPGRTARYVLVPDLAERAGTTLTRAASLFDAVQRGARMAGAALAGLLIALVGAESVLLLDAATFAASALLAALGIRGIRAAEPVRDAAPVSLATYRAELRETYAFLLRARLLLAVSVMVMVTNGLDQGWNAVLLPVHAERELGGATQLGLLTASFGAGGLFGALLYGAVGHRFPRRAVFTTAFVLAGAPRFVVAALTGSALPLAATMALGGLAGGMLNPILTTVTYERVPQELRSRVSGALTAGCELAMPLGGLGAGLLVDGAGARGALLVVGAVYLATTLSPLVFPAWRTMDAAQLPQRGTESKRAATTVSG; the protein is encoded by the coding sequence ATGAAAGACGACGGGGGGCAGAGCACACAGATACGTACACGCACTCCACTGGCCGCCGTCCTGACGGCCAACACCGTTTCCACCGCGGGCAGTTCGCTGACCATGATCGGCGTCCCGTGGTTCGTTCTGGAGACCACCGGGAGCGCCGGGCGGGCCGGGGTGGTGGCCTTCTGTGCCACCCTGCCGATCGTGGTGGCCGCGCTGATCGGGGGCCCGGTCATCGACCGCCTCGGCCGGCGGCGGGTGAGCGTCGGCTCCGACCTGGTCTGCGCGCTCGCCGTCGGGGCCATCCCGCTGCTGCACTTCGCCGGCGCGCTCCACTTCTGGCTGCTGTGTGCGCTGATGGCGCTCGAAGGGCTGGCCGTCACCCCAGGCCGGACCGCCCGCTACGTCCTGGTCCCCGATCTCGCCGAGCGCGCCGGTACGACCCTGACCCGCGCGGCCAGCCTCTTCGACGCCGTCCAGCGCGGCGCCAGGATGGCGGGCGCCGCGCTCGCCGGACTGCTGATCGCGCTGGTCGGCGCGGAGTCCGTACTGCTCCTGGACGCGGCGACGTTCGCCGCGTCCGCGCTCCTCGCCGCCCTCGGCATACGCGGTATCCGCGCGGCCGAGCCGGTACGGGACGCGGCGCCGGTCTCCCTCGCCACCTACCGGGCCGAACTCCGCGAGACGTACGCCTTCCTGCTGCGCGCCCGGCTGCTGCTCGCGGTCAGCGTGATGGTCATGGTCACCAACGGCCTCGACCAGGGCTGGAACGCCGTCCTGCTGCCCGTGCACGCCGAGCGCGAGCTGGGCGGCGCCACCCAACTCGGCCTGCTGACCGCCTCGTTCGGCGCGGGCGGACTGTTCGGCGCGCTGCTGTACGGCGCGGTGGGCCACCGGTTCCCCCGGCGCGCGGTGTTCACCACCGCCTTCGTCCTGGCGGGCGCGCCGCGCTTCGTGGTCGCGGCGCTGACCGGCTCGGCGCTGCCGCTCGCCGCCACGATGGCGCTCGGCGGCCTCGCGGGCGGCATGCTCAACCCGATCCTGACGACGGTGACGTACGAACGTGTCCCGCAGGAGCTGCGCAGCCGGGTGTCCGGGGCGCTCACGGCCGGGTGCGAGCTGGCGATGCCGCTCGGTGGCCTCGGCGCGGGCCTGCTGGTGGACGGCGCGGGGGCGCGGGGCGCGCTGCTGGTGGTGGGCGCGGTG